From Oreochromis niloticus isolate F11D_XX linkage group LG14, O_niloticus_UMD_NMBU, whole genome shotgun sequence, one genomic window encodes:
- the her13 gene encoding hairy-related 13, with protein sequence MAPSARPNGLGLDVKDEDESYCGKQKADRKTRKPLVEKKRRARINESLQELRTLLADTDFHSKMENAEVLELTVKKVEDILKNRKQEAETLNREANERFAAGYIQCMHEVHMFVSSCPGIDATVAAELLNHLLECMPLNEDHLQDMLTDLITDTSEGNSSSSSSTWHGGSEALCASLASPGERSFSCGSSSALSPAPSSMSSEDLCSDLDETDSDHNQSSTEGMENREPPSMPTMTYPRSMWRPW encoded by the exons ATGGCCCCCTCGGCTCGGCCAAACGGCCTCGGACTTGATGTGAAAGATGAAGATGAGTCCTACTGCGGGAAACAGAAAGCGGATAGAAAG ACGAGGAAACCTCTGGTGGAGAAGAAGAGGCGAGCTCGCATCAACGAGAGTTTGCAGGAGCTGCGGACTTTGCTGGCAGACACAGAC TTTCATTCCAAGATGGAGAACGCAGAGGTGCTGGAGCTGACCGTGAAAAAGGTGGAGGATATACTGAAGAACCGGAAGCAAG AGGCAGAGACACTAAACCGAGAAGCCAACGAGCGGTTTGCAGCTGGTTACATCCAGTGCATGCACGAGGTCCACATGTTTGTGTCCAGCTGTCCTGGGATAGATGCGACGGTGGCGGCTGAGCTCCTCAACCATCTCCTGGAGTGCATGCCCCTCAATGAGGACCACCTCCAGGACATGCTGACGGATCTAATCACGGACACTTCTGagggcaacagcagcagcagcagcagcacttggCACGGAGGCAGCGAGGCGCTCTGCGCTTCTCTCGCTTCTCCTGGTGAACGAAGTTTCTCCTGTGGGTCATCTTCTGCCCTCTCCCCGGCCCCTTCCTCCATGTCCAGTGAAGACTTGTGCTCTGACTTGGATGAGACTGACAGTGATCACAACCAGAGCTCTACAGAGGGCATGGAGAACAGGGAGCCTCCCAGCATGCCCACCATGACCTACCCCCGGTCTATGTGGAGACCTTGGTAG
- the her8.2 gene encoding hairy-related 8.2, translating to MTASSMAHNLGKHPSAKEERKLRKPLIERKRRERINNCLDQLKETVIGAFRLDQSKLEKADILEMTVKHLQNIQNNKVNDPTLGLEAQQRYSTGYIQCMHEVHNMLLTCDWMDKTLGSRLLNHLLKSLPRSTDERPLTLPTPRLDAALPATQAVPGTPLRVEQFQREAGPQERPALHSSHLGMLEMWRPW from the exons ATGACTGCTTCATCCATGGCGCACAACCTGGGGAAACATCCTAGCGCAAAGGAGGAAAGAAAG CTCAGAAAGCCGCTCATTGAGAGAAAGCGACGGGAGAGGATCAACAACTGTTTGGATCAGCTCAAAGAAACCGTGATCGGAGCGTTCAGGCTGGAC CAATCCAAACTGGAGAAAGCGGATATTTTGGAGATGACGGTGAAACATCTGCAGAACATCCAGAACAATAAAGTTAACG ACCCCACGTTAGGCCTCGAGGCCCAGCAGAGATACAGCACGGGCTACATCCAGTGCATGCACGAGGTTCACAACATGCTCCTGACCTGTGATTGGATGGACAAAACTCTGGGTTCCCGTCTGCTCAACCACCTCCTCAAGTCCCTGCCTAGGTCTACCGATGAGCGCCCCCTCACCCTGCCCACACCCAGACTCGATGCTGCTCTTCCAGCCACCCAAGCCGTCCCAGGGACCCCCCTCAGAGTAGAGCAGTTCCAGAGAGAGGCTGGACCTCAGGAAAGGCCAGCACTCCACAGCTCCCACCTGGGGATGCTTGAGATGTGGAGGCCCTGGTGA
- the cab39 gene encoding calcium-binding protein 39 has product MPFPFGKSHKSPADIVKNLKDSMTVLEKHDISDKKAEKATEEVSKSLVAMKEILYGTNEKEPQTEAVAQLAQELYNSGLLSTLIADLQLIDFEGKKDVAQIFNNILRRQIGTRTPTVEYLCTQQNILFMLLKGYESPEIALNCGIMLRECIRHEPLAKITLWSEQFYDFFRYVEMSTFDIASDAFATFKDLLTRHKLLSAEFLEQHYDRFFSEYEKLLHSENYVTKRQSLKLLGELLLDRHNFTIMTKYISKPENLKLMMNLLRDKSRNIQFEAFHVFKVFVANPNKTQPILDILLKNQTKLIEFLSKFQNDRTEDEQFNDEKTYLVKQIRDLKRPAPQEA; this is encoded by the exons ATGCCTTTCCCCTTTGGCAAGTCCCACAAGTCGCCAGCGGACATCGTCAAGAATCTTAAGGACAGCATGACGGTGCTCGAGAAGCACGACATCTCGGACAAAAAGGCAGAGAAG GCTACAGAGGAGGTGTCAAAGAGTCTCGTGGCCATGAAGGAGATCTTGTATGGGACTAATGAAAAAGAGCCCCAGACAGAAGCAGTGGCCCAGCTCGCCCAGGAACTCTACAACAGTGGATTACTCAGCACCCTGATAGCAGACCTGCAGCTCATCGACTTTGAG GGTAAAAAAGATGTGGCTCAGATTTTCAACAACATCCTGAGGCGTCAGATCGGTACTCGGACACCCACGGTGGAGTATCTTTGCACCCAGCAGAATATTCTCTTCATGCTGCTTAAAGG GTATGAGTCTCCAGAGATTGCACTGAACTGCGGTATCATGCTGAGGGAGTGCATCAGACATGAGCCACTGGCCAAAATCACACTGTGGTCAGAACAATTCTACGACTTCTTCAGATATGTGGAGATGTCCACATTCGACATCGCCTCAGACGCATTTGCCACTTTCAAA GACCTCCTTACAAGACACAAGCTACTCAGCGCAGAGTTTCTGGAACAACATTATGACAGA TTCTTTAGTGAATATGAGAAGCTGCTCCACTCAGAAAACTACGTGACTAAAAGGCAGTCCCTCAAG TTGTTGGGGGAGTTGCTCCTCGACCGGCACAACTTTACCATCATGACAAAATACATCAGCAAGCCAGAGAATCTCAAACTCATGATGAACCTGCTACGGGACAAGAGCCGCAACATCCAGTTTGAGGCTTTCCACGTTTTTAAG gtgtttgtgGCCAACCCGAACAAGACACAGCCCATCCTTGACATCCTGCTGAAGAACCAGACCAAACTCATCGAGTTTCTGAGCAAGTTCCAAAACGACAGAACAGAAGACGAACAGTTCAACGATGAAAAGACTTACCTGGTCAAACAGATCAGGGATCTTAAGAGGCCTGCACCCCAGGAGGCCTGA